Proteins encoded together in one Shewanella oneidensis MR-1 window:
- a CDS encoding TRAP transporter substrate-binding protein has product MTLNQQMGITRPLKTVAKMLALASVFATSFNVFAAPVEIKFSHVVAENTPKGQMALKFKELVEQRLPGEYTVSVFPNSQLFGDNNELAALLLNDVQFVAPSLSKFERYTKRLQVFDLPFLFNDMDAVNRFQQGEAGQALLNSMSRKGIVGLGYLHNGMKQFTANTPLKQPSDAKGLKFRVMASDVLAAQFDAVGAIPVKKPFSEVFTLLQTRAIDGQENTWSNTYSQKFYEVQSHITESNHGVLDYMVVTSDAFWKSLPADKRKVIKEALDESIALGNKIAAEKDNEDKQLILDSKLSQLVTLSPAERQQWVDVMKPVWSKFEDQVGKDVIEAAVAANK; this is encoded by the coding sequence ATGACATTGAATCAACAGATGGGTATCACTCGTCCATTAAAAACCGTTGCTAAGATGCTGGCACTGGCCTCAGTGTTTGCTACCAGCTTCAACGTTTTTGCAGCACCGGTCGAAATTAAATTCTCCCACGTAGTGGCAGAAAACACGCCAAAAGGTCAAATGGCCTTAAAATTTAAAGAATTAGTCGAACAACGCTTACCCGGTGAATATACCGTCAGCGTATTCCCTAACTCTCAGTTATTTGGGGATAACAACGAGTTAGCGGCATTACTGTTAAACGATGTGCAATTTGTTGCACCTTCACTCTCTAAATTTGAACGTTACACTAAACGCTTACAAGTTTTCGACTTACCTTTCCTGTTCAATGACATGGATGCAGTAAACCGTTTCCAACAGGGCGAAGCAGGTCAAGCACTGCTCAACTCAATGAGCCGCAAAGGGATTGTGGGTCTGGGCTATTTACATAATGGTATGAAGCAGTTCACAGCCAACACTCCACTGAAGCAACCTTCCGATGCTAAAGGTTTAAAATTCCGCGTAATGGCATCTGACGTATTAGCCGCACAGTTTGATGCTGTTGGTGCCATTCCGGTGAAAAAACCTTTCTCTGAAGTATTCACCCTACTGCAAACCCGTGCGATCGATGGCCAAGAAAATACCTGGTCAAACACCTACTCACAAAAATTCTATGAAGTGCAAAGCCATATTACTGAAAGTAACCACGGCGTGTTGGACTACATGGTCGTGACCTCTGACGCCTTCTGGAAAAGCTTACCAGCCGATAAACGCAAAGTGATCAAAGAAGCGTTAGATGAATCAATCGCTTTAGGTAATAAAATTGCTGCTGAAAAGGATAATGAAGATAAGCAACTTATTCTTGATTCAAAACTCTCTCAGTTAGTTACACTCAGCCCCGCAGAGCGTCAACAGTGGGTTGATGTGATGAAGCCAGTGTGGTCGAAATTTGAAGATCAAGTCGGTAAAGACGTGATTGAAGCCGCTGTTGCCGCAAATAAATAA
- a CDS encoding TRAP transporter small permease has product MIARIFGYFEEGVLNLLITLMTLLVFTEVVARFFFDTGFLWIQELTLTLCGWFVLFGMSYGVKVGAHIGVDALVKKLPPNAKKITSLITTLICLTYCILFLKGSWSYLSQMYQIGVPMEDIHFPAWLLARLDPDWAWNVLKIDIEDGAVPIWISQSILLIGFSMLTWRFIELFVAILRNQVTGLSFADEAKESMHLIDDTAIQSQGPQHTTGAAHKELP; this is encoded by the coding sequence GTGATAGCGCGAATTTTTGGTTACTTTGAAGAAGGTGTACTTAACCTATTGATCACCTTGATGACACTATTGGTGTTTACCGAAGTGGTCGCCCGCTTTTTTTTCGATACCGGTTTTTTATGGATCCAAGAACTCACCTTAACCCTGTGTGGTTGGTTTGTGTTATTTGGCATGTCCTATGGTGTAAAGGTTGGTGCCCATATTGGGGTGGACGCCTTAGTAAAAAAACTCCCCCCTAACGCCAAAAAAATCACCTCCTTAATCACCACTTTGATTTGCTTGACTTACTGCATACTGTTTTTAAAAGGTAGTTGGTCCTATCTGTCACAAATGTACCAAATCGGGGTGCCAATGGAAGATATCCATTTCCCCGCTTGGCTGTTGGCGCGTCTGGATCCTGATTGGGCTTGGAATGTACTCAAAATTGATATAGAAGATGGCGCAGTACCCATTTGGATATCGCAGAGTATCCTCTTGATTGGCTTTAGTATGCTCACTTGGCGTTTTATAGAGCTTTTTGTCGCCATTTTACGTAACCAGGTGACTGGTTTAAGTTTTGCCGATGAAGCCAAAGAAAGTATGCATTTAATCGATGACACCGCTATACAGTCTCAAGGCCCGCAGCACACTACTGGCGCTGCCCACAAGGAATTACCATAA
- a CDS encoding TRAP transporter large permease has protein sequence MAIATLFCVLFICMFLGMPIAIALGFSSMLTILFFSNDSLASVALKLYESSSEHYTLLAIPFFILSSAFLSTGGVARRIIDFAMDCVGHIRGGLAMASVMACMLFAAVSGSSPATVAAIGSIVIVGMVKAGYPEKFASGVITTSGTLGILIPPSIVMLVYAAATEVSVAKIFMAGLVPGLLLGFLIMVVIYIVARIKNLPSIPFPGFKKLGVSSAKAIGGLALIFIVLGSIYGGVASPTEASAVACVYAYFIAVFGYRDIGPLKNVAWRNPNEAIPSAIARNLGHMVLGLIKTPIDKEIRHVVRDGAKVSIMLLFIIANAMLFAHVLTTERIPHIIAEYIVGMGLPAWGFLIIVNLLLLAAGNFMEPSAIVLIMAPILFPIATQLGIDPIHLGIIMVVNMEIGMLTPPVGLNLFVTSGITGRNIGWVIQSVLPWLVFMLAFLMLITYVPQISLFLPELLDKLNGY, from the coding sequence ATGGCCATTGCAACACTATTTTGCGTCTTATTCATTTGCATGTTTTTAGGTATGCCCATCGCGATAGCATTAGGCTTTTCCAGCATGCTGACCATTTTATTTTTCTCCAATGATTCACTTGCTTCTGTGGCATTAAAACTTTATGAGTCATCGTCTGAGCATTATACGCTGCTGGCGATCCCCTTCTTTATTTTGTCATCGGCCTTTTTATCTACCGGCGGCGTAGCCAGACGGATCATCGATTTTGCGATGGATTGCGTTGGCCATATTCGTGGTGGCTTAGCCATGGCATCGGTAATGGCCTGTATGCTCTTTGCCGCCGTGTCAGGTTCTTCCCCCGCGACCGTCGCTGCCATTGGTTCTATCGTGATTGTCGGCATGGTAAAAGCTGGTTACCCCGAAAAATTTGCCTCTGGCGTGATCACAACCTCCGGCACCCTCGGTATTCTAATCCCCCCCTCGATTGTGATGCTGGTTTATGCCGCAGCCACCGAGGTTTCAGTTGCTAAAATATTTATGGCGGGTTTAGTTCCCGGTTTACTGCTGGGATTTTTAATCATGGTCGTGATCTACATTGTCGCGAGAATTAAAAATCTCCCCTCTATCCCCTTCCCAGGCTTTAAAAAATTAGGGGTATCCAGTGCCAAAGCCATTGGCGGTTTAGCACTCATTTTCATCGTCTTAGGATCAATTTACGGTGGCGTGGCTAGCCCAACAGAAGCCTCGGCCGTTGCCTGTGTGTACGCATACTTTATTGCGGTATTTGGCTATCGTGATATTGGTCCATTGAAAAATGTCGCATGGCGTAACCCTAATGAAGCCATTCCAAGCGCTATCGCTCGTAACTTAGGTCATATGGTGCTTGGGCTGATTAAAACCCCTATCGACAAAGAGATCCGCCATGTAGTGCGTGATGGTGCCAAGGTCAGCATAATGCTGCTGTTTATTATTGCCAACGCCATGTTGTTTGCACACGTGCTCACCACTGAACGTATTCCACATATTATTGCCGAGTACATTGTGGGCATGGGCCTACCGGCTTGGGGCTTCTTAATCATTGTTAACTTACTGCTGTTAGCCGCCGGTAACTTTATGGAACCATCTGCCATCGTATTGATTATGGCACCTATCCTATTCCCCATTGCCACACAATTGGGCATTGACCCTATTCACTTAGGTATCATTATGGTGGTCAACATGGAAATCGGTATGCTCACGCCGCCGGTAGGACTCAATCTATTTGTGACCTCAGGTATTACTGGCCGTAATATTGGTTGGGTGATCCAGTCGGTATTGCCATGGCTAGTATTTATGCTCGCCTTCTTGATGTTGATCACCTATGTACCACAAATTTCCCTGTTCTTGCCAGAATTACTGGACAAGCTCAACGGATATTAA
- a CDS encoding sigma-54-dependent transcriptional regulator — protein sequence MSVPNSIQDYSVLIIDDEPHIGTVLVQLFELEGIKAFAATDPKGIAKLLDRDWAGVVISDVNMPQLDGISLMQQIREQDADLPVVLLTGFGDIAMAVNALKQGAYDFLEKPFNNEHMLDVVKRALDKRSLTLENRKLKKELESHNVPGPRILGHSVGIQRMRHIIDQVIDTPADVLIEGETGTGKELVARYLHDHSNRNQANFVAINCGAIPENLIESELFGAEAGAFTGVDKLRIGKFEYANGGTLFLDEIESTPLSLQVKLLRVLEDRKVERLGSNKSIHLDIRVIAATKVDLKSLCDTGQFRQDLLYRLNLVTVPIPPLRDRREDIPLLFLHFARMASARYHKALIALNAEQNAILTSHDWPGNVRELRNLAERYVLLGGEAAFAGTLGNAPSLHTSMSLLQRVEFFERVLIEEALSHNKGSIKLTMEQLELPRKTLYDKMRKYDLDRKQYINADE from the coding sequence ATGAGTGTGCCCAATTCAATTCAAGACTATAGCGTACTCATCATCGACGATGAGCCCCATATAGGCACAGTCCTAGTCCAACTTTTTGAACTGGAAGGTATTAAAGCCTTCGCAGCCACAGATCCCAAAGGCATTGCCAAACTACTCGACAGAGACTGGGCTGGGGTGGTGATTTCTGATGTCAATATGCCACAACTTGATGGCATCAGTCTGATGCAGCAGATCCGTGAGCAAGATGCCGATTTACCTGTCGTACTACTTACCGGCTTTGGCGATATCGCCATGGCAGTCAATGCCCTAAAGCAAGGCGCCTACGACTTTCTCGAAAAACCCTTTAACAACGAACATATGTTAGATGTGGTAAAACGCGCCCTAGATAAACGCAGCCTTACCCTCGAGAACCGTAAGTTAAAGAAAGAGTTAGAAAGCCATAATGTGCCGGGGCCGCGGATATTAGGCCACAGTGTTGGTATTCAACGTATGCGCCATATTATCGACCAAGTGATCGACACACCAGCCGATGTGCTAATCGAAGGTGAAACCGGCACAGGTAAAGAATTAGTCGCCCGCTACTTACACGACCACAGCAATCGCAACCAAGCCAACTTCGTCGCCATTAACTGCGGTGCCATTCCTGAAAACTTGATTGAGAGCGAGTTATTTGGTGCCGAAGCGGGCGCGTTTACTGGCGTCGATAAGCTACGTATCGGTAAGTTTGAATATGCCAATGGCGGCACCCTATTTTTAGATGAAATTGAAAGTACGCCGCTGTCGTTACAGGTTAAATTACTGCGAGTATTGGAAGATCGTAAAGTCGAGCGCCTAGGCTCCAATAAAAGTATTCACTTGGATATTCGAGTGATCGCCGCCACTAAGGTAGATTTAAAGTCCCTGTGTGATACCGGACAATTTCGTCAAGATTTACTCTATCGCTTAAATTTGGTCACAGTGCCCATCCCTCCACTTAGGGATCGCCGCGAAGATATTCCCTTATTATTCTTACATTTTGCCCGTATGGCCTCGGCGCGTTATCACAAGGCGTTAATTGCCCTGAATGCCGAGCAGAATGCCATTCTCACCTCCCACGATTGGCCTGGCAATGTGCGCGAACTTAGAAACCTTGCCGAGCGTTATGTGCTACTCGGCGGCGAAGCCGCTTTTGCGGGCACCTTAGGCAATGCGCCCAGTTTGCATACCAGTATGTCCTTGCTACAACGGGTCGAGTTTTTTGAGCGAGTGCTGATTGAAGAGGCGCTAAGCCATAATAAGGGCAGCATTAAGCTGACCATGGAACAACTCGAACTGCCGCGTAAAACCTTGTATGACAAGATGCGTAAATACGATTTAGACCGCAAGCAATATATTAACGCCGACGAATAG
- a CDS encoding transglycosylase domain-containing protein, translated as MPNSTQEMQFENYRPRPPQPEPKAKRQRKPRSKGRAWFLLFILVFCLAILIGQEIKTSYYQSKYIHQYAKTLTYKLKNEPTQSVIYPSYGPFDERHGYSKLPQYIDRLLQRNFQVTQQVAFSPALQEYAQMGFFPPYHEKAQSGLTLLDCRNTDLYEFTYPKRVYQDDDKIPNEIVNTLLFIENRELWTTEPKLNPVIDWPRFVVAGMSQIAEMVGMNVSTAGGSTLATQIEKFRHSSQGLTLSIKDKLLQIGSATVRVYQQGEITEPARKRIIQDYLNTVPLSSAPNHGEVHGIGDGLWAWFGTDFDTANQLLSSPQIKANAAKRGQVFRQVVALMIAQRRPSYYLLQGHDDLETLVDSHIRLLGQYYLIDRKLRDAALGQKLQFKVAKPQRNTQSGSDKGVNTIRIRTAGMLNVGLYDLDRLDLTVNSSLHSELQQQVSNYLRSLGQASMAEKVGLLGERLLEPSQLQNVLYSFTLYEKTETANRVRVQTDSTDQPFDINEGSKLELGSTAKLRVLTTYLEIIAEIHDKYSKKHGIELESIVIEPRDHLTRWAIDYLIVNPDRRLDRMLDAALQREYSASPNEQFFTGGGLHVFNNFKKTEDLKVPTMYQALQDSINLPFVRLMRDIVNYSSSMQNEGNMARLLRNDKDPRREEYLRVFADREGNTFVTKFYRKYKKVAPNERLELFFDGQTQAEQQLTAAYRYLQPNESIAAFKAFLQQRLPQNNYTDKRIKDLYNKYGPEKYNLPDQGYIARVHPLELWVLDYLNQHPEANLNDMKEASKDERQEVYRWLFRTRHKNARDVRVQVMLEVEAFLDIHQRWARLGYPFESMVPSLGSALGSSGDRPAALAELMGIIQNDGYRLPTVRINQLHFAENTPYEVRLENQNTQGERVMRHEVAQALKAALGNVVQNGTARRLKGIFTNDNGAMLAIGGKTGTGDNRIVTQMQQGRKVATTAMNRTATFVFYLGDNYFGTLTAFVPGSKSDDFSFTSALPLQVMKGMMPILAPYVKSSKGMCVLQE; from the coding sequence TTGCCTAATTCTACACAAGAAATGCAATTCGAAAATTATCGTCCTCGTCCGCCACAACCTGAGCCGAAGGCAAAGCGTCAGCGCAAGCCTAGATCTAAAGGGCGCGCTTGGTTTTTGTTATTTATTCTTGTTTTTTGTTTAGCGATTTTGATTGGGCAGGAGATTAAAACTTCTTATTACCAATCTAAGTATATACATCAATACGCTAAGACACTGACCTATAAGCTGAAAAACGAGCCAACTCAGTCGGTTATCTATCCAAGTTATGGCCCCTTCGATGAGCGCCACGGCTATAGTAAGCTGCCACAATATATCGATAGGTTACTGCAGCGTAATTTCCAAGTGACTCAGCAGGTGGCGTTTTCGCCAGCGCTGCAGGAATATGCGCAAATGGGCTTCTTTCCGCCATATCATGAGAAAGCCCAATCCGGTTTGACCTTACTCGACTGTCGTAATACCGACCTCTACGAGTTCACGTATCCAAAACGTGTCTATCAGGATGACGATAAAATTCCCAATGAAATCGTCAATACTTTGCTGTTTATTGAAAACCGTGAGTTGTGGACCACAGAACCCAAACTCAATCCGGTGATTGACTGGCCACGTTTTGTTGTGGCTGGGATGAGCCAAATCGCTGAAATGGTTGGGATGAATGTCTCTACTGCGGGTGGCAGTACCTTGGCGACGCAAATTGAAAAGTTCCGCCATTCTTCCCAAGGCTTAACCTTAAGTATCAAAGATAAATTACTGCAAATTGGCTCGGCCACCGTGCGGGTGTATCAGCAGGGAGAAATCACCGAACCTGCACGCAAACGTATTATTCAAGATTATTTAAATACGGTGCCGTTATCCTCAGCACCCAATCACGGTGAAGTGCATGGCATAGGTGATGGCCTATGGGCTTGGTTTGGCACGGATTTCGATACGGCAAATCAGTTGCTATCTTCTCCCCAAATAAAAGCCAATGCGGCTAAACGTGGTCAAGTGTTCCGTCAAGTGGTGGCACTGATGATCGCCCAGCGTCGACCTTCTTATTACCTATTACAGGGACATGATGATTTAGAAACGCTGGTCGATAGCCATATCCGTTTACTCGGCCAATATTATCTGATTGACCGTAAGCTCAGGGATGCCGCCCTAGGGCAAAAATTACAGTTTAAAGTTGCCAAACCCCAACGTAATACTCAATCGGGTTCGGACAAGGGCGTTAATACCATCCGTATTCGTACTGCGGGTATGTTGAATGTCGGCTTATATGATTTAGATCGACTCGATTTAACTGTAAACAGCAGCCTACACAGTGAATTACAGCAGCAGGTGAGTAACTACTTACGTAGCCTTGGGCAGGCTTCAATGGCTGAAAAAGTTGGACTCTTAGGTGAGCGTTTACTCGAGCCAAGTCAGCTGCAAAATGTGCTCTACAGTTTTACGCTGTACGAAAAAACCGAGACGGCTAACCGCGTGCGGGTACAAACCGATAGTACTGACCAACCTTTTGATATTAACGAAGGCAGTAAGTTAGAGCTTGGTTCGACGGCAAAACTTAGGGTGCTCACGACTTACCTTGAGATCATTGCCGAAATCCATGACAAGTATTCCAAAAAGCACGGTATTGAGTTGGAGTCGATAGTGATTGAACCTCGCGATCATTTGACGCGCTGGGCGATTGACTATTTGATTGTTAATCCCGATAGACGCCTTGATCGTATGCTCGACGCCGCGCTGCAGCGGGAATATTCTGCCTCGCCTAATGAGCAGTTCTTTACTGGCGGTGGTTTGCATGTGTTTAATAACTTTAAGAAAACAGAAGATCTTAAAGTACCAACCATGTACCAAGCGCTGCAGGACTCGATTAACTTACCTTTTGTACGTTTGATGCGTGACATCGTCAACTATAGCAGCAGTATGCAAAACGAAGGCAATATGGCGCGTTTGCTACGCAATGATAAAGATCCACGCCGCGAAGAGTATTTGCGGGTCTTCGCCGACCGCGAGGGCAATACCTTCGTGACTAAGTTTTACCGTAAATACAAGAAAGTGGCGCCCAATGAACGTTTAGAGCTATTTTTTGATGGTCAAACTCAGGCGGAGCAACAACTCACTGCGGCTTATCGTTATTTGCAACCCAATGAGTCAATCGCCGCCTTTAAGGCCTTTTTACAGCAGCGTCTACCGCAAAATAACTACACAGATAAGCGCATCAAAGATCTTTACAACAAGTACGGCCCAGAGAAATATAACCTCCCAGATCAAGGTTATATTGCGCGGGTGCATCCGCTTGAGCTGTGGGTGCTCGATTACTTGAACCAACATCCTGAAGCGAACCTCAACGATATGAAAGAGGCGAGTAAAGATGAGCGTCAAGAAGTGTATCGCTGGCTGTTTAGAACGCGGCATAAAAACGCGCGGGATGTGCGAGTACAAGTGATGCTAGAGGTTGAGGCCTTCCTCGATATTCATCAACGTTGGGCGCGTTTAGGTTATCCCTTTGAATCTATGGTGCCCTCTTTAGGGTCGGCGCTCGGTAGCTCGGGCGACAGGCCTGCCGCTCTTGCAGAGTTGATGGGAATTATCCAAAACGATGGTTATCGTTTGCCTACAGTGCGGATTAATCAACTGCACTTTGCTGAAAATACCCCCTATGAAGTGCGGCTTGAAAACCAAAACACCCAAGGAGAGCGGGTGATGCGCCATGAAGTGGCACAGGCCTTAAAGGCGGCCCTTGGTAACGTAGTTCAAAATGGTACAGCAAGACGTCTAAAGGGTATCTTTACCAATGATAATGGTGCCATGCTGGCCATTGGTGGTAAAACTGGTACGGGCGATAACCGCATTGTGACGCAAATGCAGCAGGGCCGAAAAGTGGCCACCACGGCGATGAACCGCACTGCGACCTTTGTGTTCTATTTGGGCGATAACTACTTTGGCACGCTAACCGCTTTTGTGCCGGGCAGTAAGTCGGATGATTTTAGTTTTACCTCGGCACTGCCACTGCAAGTGATGAAGGGCATGATGCCTATCCTTGCGCCCTATGTGAAATCCTCAAAAGGCATGTGTGTACTGCAAGAATAA
- a CDS encoding thymidine kinase has protein sequence MAQLYFYYSAMNAGKSTSLLQSSYNYRERGMNTLVMTASIDDRYGKGKVASRIGIESDAQVFSSHDNLIEMITAAHQENHLSCVLVDECQFLSKEQVKQLTYIVDKIDIPVLCYGLRTDFQGELFSGSHYLLAWADKLVELKTICHCGRKANMVVRLDGEGKVMREGEQVAIGGNESYESVCRKHFREFIWD, from the coding sequence TTGGCGCAATTGTATTTTTACTATTCAGCAATGAATGCAGGTAAATCCACCTCACTATTACAATCCTCCTATAACTACCGCGAGCGCGGTATGAATACCTTAGTGATGACGGCCTCTATCGATGATAGATACGGAAAAGGCAAAGTTGCTTCGCGCATTGGCATTGAAAGCGATGCCCAGGTTTTTAGCAGTCATGACAACTTAATCGAAATGATTACCGCTGCCCACCAAGAGAATCATTTGAGTTGTGTTCTGGTGGACGAATGCCAGTTCTTAAGTAAAGAACAAGTCAAGCAGCTTACATATATTGTTGATAAAATTGATATTCCAGTATTGTGCTATGGTTTGCGTACTGACTTTCAAGGTGAGCTCTTTAGTGGCAGCCATTATTTATTAGCCTGGGCTGATAAATTAGTGGAACTTAAAACTATTTGTCATTGTGGACGTAAAGCCAATATGGTGGTTCGTCTTGATGGCGAGGGTAAAGTGATGCGCGAGGGTGAGCAGGTCGCGATTGGTGGTAATGAAAGTTACGAATCGGTGTGCCGTAAGCATTTTCGTGAGTTTATTTGGGATTAA